Proteins co-encoded in one Rhopalosiphum maidis isolate BTI-1 chromosome 2, ASM367621v3, whole genome shotgun sequence genomic window:
- the LOC113551205 gene encoding alpha-crystallin B chain isoform X2, with product MAHNTGVKRDIPIKLGDFSVIDSEFSNIRERFDAEMRKMEDEMTKFRSELMNKESNFFKTTSNSQNTISSNHSDLPASRLTGATPSGWVESINSPLIQEDGDNKMLKLRFDVSQYEPEEIVVKTVDNKLLVHAKHEEKSDSKSVYREYNREFLLPKGTNPEAIKSSLSKDGVLTVEAPLPALGGPDKLIPISHH from the exons atggcaCACAACACTGGCGTCAAGCGAGACATCCCTATCAAGTTGGGCGACTTCAGCGTGATCGACTCTGAGTTCAGCAACATCCGCGAGCGTTTCGACGCTGAAATGCGAAAGATGGAAGACGAGATGACCAAGTTTCGTTCCGAACTCATGAACAAAGAGTCGAACTTCTTCAAGACCACATccaa CTCTCAAAACACAATCTCGTCAAACCACAGTGATTTGCCAGCCAGCCGACTAACTGGGGCTACACCTAGTGGTTGGGTCGAAAGCATCAACTCGCCACTGATTCAAGAAGATGGCGACAACAAAATGTTGAAACTCAGATTCGACGTCAGTCAATATGAACCCGAGGAAATCGTCGTCAAAACTGTCGACAACAAACTATTG GTACACGCTAAGCATGAAGAAAAATCAGATTCGAAATCTGTGTACAGGGAATACAACCGGGAATTCTTACTTCCAAAAGGTACCAATCCGGAAGCGATCAAATCATCTCTTAGCAAAGACGGCGTGTTAACTGTTGAAGCACCGTTGCCTGCCTTAGGAGGGCCTGATAAATTGATTCCAATCTcgcatcattaa
- the LOC113551205 gene encoding alpha-crystallin B chain isoform X1: MAHNTGVKRDIPIKLGDFSVIDSEFSNIRERFDAEMRKMEDEMTKFRSELMNKESNFFKTTSKTSHVEEKSFSQNTISSNHSDLPASRLTGATPSGWVESINSPLIQEDGDNKMLKLRFDVSQYEPEEIVVKTVDNKLLVHAKHEEKSDSKSVYREYNREFLLPKGTNPEAIKSSLSKDGVLTVEAPLPALGGPDKLIPISHH, from the exons atggcaCACAACACTGGCGTCAAGCGAGACATCCCTATCAAGTTGGGCGACTTCAGCGTGATCGACTCTGAGTTCAGCAACATCCGCGAGCGTTTCGACGCTGAAATGCGAAAGATGGAAGACGAGATGACCAAGTTTCGTTCCGAACTCATGAACAAAGAGTCGAACTTCTTCAAGACCACATccaa gacATCACATGTGGAAGAAAAGTCCtt CTCTCAAAACACAATCTCGTCAAACCACAGTGATTTGCCAGCCAGCCGACTAACTGGGGCTACACCTAGTGGTTGGGTCGAAAGCATCAACTCGCCACTGATTCAAGAAGATGGCGACAACAAAATGTTGAAACTCAGATTCGACGTCAGTCAATATGAACCCGAGGAAATCGTCGTCAAAACTGTCGACAACAAACTATTG GTACACGCTAAGCATGAAGAAAAATCAGATTCGAAATCTGTGTACAGGGAATACAACCGGGAATTCTTACTTCCAAAAGGTACCAATCCGGAAGCGATCAAATCATCTCTTAGCAAAGACGGCGTGTTAACTGTTGAAGCACCGTTGCCTGCCTTAGGAGGGCCTGATAAATTGATTCCAATCTcgcatcattaa